The following DNA comes from Sphingomonas flavescens.
GAGCGTGAGACGACGTCGCGGCTGGCGAGGTCTTTCGCGCTCGGCGCATAGCGTTCCATGAACCGCTCGCCATTGGCGTTGGTGAGGTAGCCGCCTTCGCCGCGCGCGCCTTCGGTGATCAGCACGCCGGCACCGTAGATGCCGGTCGGGTGGAACTGGACGAACTCCATGTCCTGCAGCGGCAGACCGGCACGGAGCACCATCGCATTGCCGTCGCCGGTGCAGGTGTGCGCGGAGGTCGCCGTGTAATAGACCTTGCCATAGCCGCCGGTCGCCAGGACGACAGACTGCGCGCGGAAGCGATGGATCGACCCGTCGTCCAGGCACAATGCGACCACGCCGCGGCACACGCCATCGTCCATGATCAGGTCGATGGCGAAATATTCGATGAAGAAGTCCGCGTCGTGCGCCAGGCTCTGCGAATAGAGCGTGTGCAGCATCGCGTGCCCGGTGCGGTCGGCAGCCGCGCAGGTACGCTGAGCTGGAGGGCCTTCACCCATGTTCTGCGTCATGCCGCCGAACGCGCGCTGATAGATGCGGCCGTCGGCCGTGCGGCTGAAAGGCAGGCCCATATGCTCAAGCTCGACGACGGCGGCCGGTGCCTCGCGGCAGAGGTATTCGATCGCGTCCTGGTCGCCGAGCCAGTCGGAGCCCTTGACGGTGTCGTACATATGCCATTGCCAGCTGTCCGGGCCCATGTTGCCCAGTGCGGCAGCGATGCCACCCTGCGCGGCGACAGTGTGGCTGCGGGTCGGGAAGACCTTGGTGACGCAGGCCGTCTTCAGGCCCGCTTCAGCGGCGCCCATGGTCGCGCGAAGACCCGCGCCGCCGGCGCCGACAACGACGACATCATAGGTATGATCGACAATCTTGTAGGCGGTCACGCGACAGTCCCGAAAGCAATGCGGGCGAGCGCGAACAGCGCCAGTGCGCCGCCGCCGACCGCGAGGAAAAGCATGAATGTGTTGAGCGCGAAGTTATTTCCCGGCTCATGCACGTAATCGTCGATGACCACCTTCACGCCATCGAGCGCGTGCTTGAAACCGATGATGATCAGCAGGGCCATGGGCACTGCCGCGCTCGGTGCGCGCAGCCATTCAAGGACGGTGCGCTGGTCAAGCTGGGGCAGGAACAGCAGCGAAGCAATCAGCCACACGCCAAGCAGCAGCAAGGCAATGCTGGTGACGCGCTCGGTCAGCCAATGCTCGCCGCCGTGATGAGCGGAGCCCAGCCCGCGGACGCGGCCGAGCGGCGTTGCGCTTTTGCCCAAGCTCATCGTGCGCCCCCCAGCAGATAGAACCAGACGAGCGCCGTAAGGATCAGTGAGCCGACGATGGTCAGGATCGCCATCGTCTTGTTGACGCCCAGCTCGAAGCCCTGGCCGGTATCCATGATGAGGTGACGAATGCCCGACAGCAGATGCTGAAAGAAGCTCCAGGTCAGGCCGATCAGTACGACCAGACCGAGCGGATGAGCCGCAGCCTTACTGAACGCAGCATAACTTTCGGCGCCATCGGCCA
Coding sequences within:
- the sdhD gene encoding succinate dehydrogenase, hydrophobic membrane anchor protein encodes the protein MSLGKSATPLGRVRGLGSAHHGGEHWLTERVTSIALLLLGVWLIASLLFLPQLDQRTVLEWLRAPSAAVPMALLIIIGFKHALDGVKVVIDDYVHEPGNNFALNTFMLFLAVGGGALALFALARIAFGTVA
- the sdhC gene encoding succinate dehydrogenase, cytochrome b556 subunit gives rise to the protein MSNASSRPLSPHLSIWRWGPHMAVSILHRATGIALTFAGLGLLTWWLWALADGAESYAAFSKAAAHPLGLVVLIGLTWSFFQHLLSGIRHLIMDTGQGFELGVNKTMAILTIVGSLILTALVWFYLLGGAR